The DNA sequence AGCGACTAACTCCGCCCGGCGAGCTGCGTGATGCTTATGCGAAAGCAACTCGCGAAGAACAGATCCGCGACTTGGAACGGCTGTGGTACAAATCCGGCGGCGAGCGTTCGCGGTTCGCGGCCCATTTGATGAAGGTCATCGAACGGCTCAGCGAGAAGTACCAAATCGATCAGTTCGCGGCTAAGTATCCGTTCACGGGTCGGACGCCGATGAACGTCGAACAAGCTCTTGAAGTGAAGGAAGAACTGGAGACGATCGACAAGCCCAGATCGCGATCATCGATGTCGAGGAACTTTCGCAATTCGTCGATCCCGAACAGATGGAAAACCTCAACAACCTGCAAAAGCAAGTTGAGGAGATGGTTCGTAAGATGGCCGAACAGCAAGGCATGGAGAAGACGAAGAAGGGCTACCAGCTCACGCCGAAAGCCTATCGCATCTTTCAGAGCAAGCTGCTCGAACAAATTTTCAGCCAACTACAAGCCGCGCGAACCGGACGACATCAAGGGCCGATCGTCGGCGAAGGGGCCGTCGAACTCCCTTCGACGAAGCCGTATGAATTCGGCGATTCGGTCGCGAACATGGACGTCGTCACGACGTTCACGAACGCGCTCATTCGCTCGGCCGGCGCTAAGCCTTTTCGCTTGAAGTCGGACGACATCGAGATCCATCGTACGCGCAACAATCCGAAATGCGCGACGGTCGTCGTGATGGACATGAGCGGCTCGATGGGGCGCAGCGGCCTGTATGTGCATGTGAAGCGGATGGCGCTCGCTTTGGAAGGCTTGATCCGTCGCGAGTTCCCCGGCGACTTCTTGCAATTCGTCGAGATGTACACGTTCGCGAAGCCTCGGCATTCGAGCGAGATCGCCGTGCTGATGCCGAAGCCCGTCACGATCTACGATCCTTGGGTGCGTCTGAAGTGCGACATGAGCGACCCTGAAGTTTTAGAGTCGCGCATCCCGCCGCACTTCACGAACATTCAACACGGCCTGCAAACGGCTCGCCGCTTTCTCACGGCTCAGGACACCCCGAACCGCCAGATCATCCTGATCACCGACGGCCTTCCGACGGCCCACTTTGAAGACGAGATGCTCTACATGCTCTATCCGCCCGACCCGCGCACGGAAGCGGCGACGATGCGCGAAGGGGCGGCCTGCAAGCGAGAGGGGATCGTCATTAATTTGTTTCTGCTGCCGAGTTGGTCGCAATCGAGCGAAGACATTCAATTCTCGCACAAGCTCGCCGAGTCGACCCAAGGCCGCGTCTTTTTCACCGCCGGCAAAGACTTGGATCGTTACGTCGTCTGGGACTACGTGAACCGACGCCGCAGCATCATCTCTTGATCGACTCTCCTTTCGCGATCGGAACGGCATGAGCGACTGGCTGCTATACGGTGCCAACGGCTACACGGCAAAGCTGATCGCGCGCGAGGCGAAGGCCTGTGGGATGCGGCCGATTCTCGCCGGCCGAAATCGGCGGACGATCGACGCGCTCGCCCGCGAGCTTGATTGCGAGTCTCGCATCTTCAACCTCGACGATGCCGCGGCGCTCACGACGAACCTGCGCGGCATTCAAGTCGTGCTTAATTGCGCCGGCCCCTTCGTGCGCACTTCGCCCCCCCTGATCGCCGCGTGCATTAAGGCCAAGGTTTCTTATCTCGACATCACGGGCGAGATCGACGCGATCGAACATGCGGCGACATGCCGCGACGCGGCCCGTGCGGCCGGCGTTTCGATCATTCCCTCGGTCGGGTTCGACGTCGTGCCGACCGATTGCTTGGCTGCGATGCTCAAAGCCGAAATGCCCGACGCCACGCACCTCGCACTCGCCTTTACCGGCAGCGGCACGCTCTCGCCGGGCACCGCCAAGACGGCGCTCGAAAGCCTGCCGCACGGCGGCCGGGCACGCATCGCCGGCCGGATCGAAGCAGTTCCGGCCGGTTGGAAGACCCGCACGATTCCCTTTCCCGGCGGCCCGAAACGCGCGACGACGATCGCTTGGGGGGACGTTGCCAGCGCCTACTATTCGACCGGCATTCCCAACATCGAAACCTACACGGTGCTCGGCAAACACGCCGGCAAGCGCATGCGCCTGCTCGCGCCGCTCTTGAAGTTCCCGCCGCTGCTCGCACTCGGTCGCTGGTTCATCGACCGCATGATCAAAGGCCCAAGTGCCGATGAACTAGCGAACGGCCGCAGCGAAATCTGGGGCGAAGTCACAAACGAGGCCGGCCGAACGCACACCGCCACGCTCACAACTCCCAACGGCTACCGCCTCACCGTGCTCACGAGCCTCGCGGCGGTTGAGCGAATACTAAAAGGCAATATCGCAACCGGCTTTCAAACGCCGAGCCGAGCGTTCGGAAAAGATTTCGTGTTGGCGATTTCAGGTGTTCGCTTAGGTGAATAGTCTATTGGATCAATCGAACTCGAGTTCCACCGGGCGAAATGGTAACGAACGATTTGGTCCATTCGAGATGGGTCAATCGTAGCGACTCGGTAACGCAAGCTGACTTCAAAGCGGCGCTCAGACCGCTCAATCGCAGCAGTATGATGCCGAAGTGAACACGTCTCAAACGATAAACCAACTCGCCGAAATCCTTATCGGAAGTCATCAGCGGTGACTTTTCCGTAACCGCTTTTTCAAGAACCACATCGTCGGAGACACCAGGCGACACTTCCGAGATGTAGATTATCTCGTGCCCCATTGCGCGGGCATGCTCGACGATCGGACGGTCGACGCTTTCATCGGCAACGATTTTCATTTCGCCACTGAGGTAGCATGTACGACTTCGGACTTCATCGAATCCGCCGCGAAGGCCAGGGCAGCTAAAACGGCCTCTCGCGAGACGTTCGGGAAGGCGCCGAGGATTTGGTCGATCGTTTCGCCGGCGGCCATGCGCTCCAAGATTAGTTCGACGGTAATACGTGTTCCGACGACAACCGGTTTACCGAACATCACACTTGGTTCGGAAGTAATCCATTGCCGATAGGCGGTCGACATCGCAAAGCTCCTAACAAAAAAGGCCTGAGCGATCGGTGGATCGCCCAGGCCTATTATACAACGCTCGGAAATCATTGCGAATTCCGTGATGCCATGGATGTTCTCTACAAATACATATTGATCGTATTCTCGATCAATTCTTGTCGGCCGCTGCGGTTGGCGGTGATTTCGCCCTTGTCGAGCATGTATTTTTCGAGTGAGGCGAACGAGGCTTTGCCCCCTTCGATTTCGGCGCCGACTCCGGTGTCCCACGTGGCGTAACGCTCTTGTAACATCTTCTCGAGCTTGCCGTCGGCGCGAATCGCCGCGGCGATCTTCAGGCCGTGCGCGAAAGCGTCCATGCCGCCGATGTGGGCATAGAACAAATCAACCGGCTCGAAGCTTTCGCGGCGCACCTTAGCGTCGAAGTTCACGCCGCCCGGGGAGATGCCGCCGTACTTCAAGATCGAGAGCATGCACTGCGTCGTCAGGTAGACGTCGGTCGGGAACTGGTCGGTATCCCAACCGAGGAGCAAGTCGCCGGTGTTGGCGTCGATCGAACCGAGCATTCCTTGCATGCCCGCGTATTCGAGCTCGTGCATCATCGAGTGGCCGGCGAGCGTGGCATGGTTCGTTTCGATATTCATCTTCACGTGCTTCTCCAAGCCGTAGGCACGGAGGAAGTTCACGCAAGCGGCAACGTCGTAATCGTATTGATGCTTGGTCGGCTCCTTCGGCTTCGGCTCGAAGAGGAACTGGCCGGTGAAGCCGATCTGCTTCGCATAGTCGACCGCCATGTGCATGAACTTCGCGAGATGATCGATCTCGCGCTTCATGTCGGTGTTGAAGATGCACTGATAACCTTCACGACCGCCCCAGAACACATAGTTCTCGCCGCCGAGCTCCTTCGTTACCTCGATGGCCTTCTTCACCTGCGCGGCGGCGTAAGCAAACGCATCGGCATTGGAGCTGGTCGCCGCTCCGTGCATATAGCGTGGGTTGCTGAAGAGGTTGGCCGTGCCCCAGAGCAGCTTGATGCCACTCCGGCCTTGCTCTTCCTTCAACGTCTTCACGACGGCGTCGAGATTCTTATTGCTCTCGGCGAGCGTTTTTCCTTCGGGTGCGACGTCCCGATCGTGGAAGCAATAGAAACCGGCACCGAGCTTCTCCATAAACTCAAACGCGACGCGAGCCCGATTGCAGGCGTTCTCGACGTTGTCGACCGGACCTTCCCACGGACGGAGCATCGTGCCGGGACCGAACGGATCGCTACCCGTCCCGCGAAACGTGTGCCAGTAAGCGACGCCGAACCGCAGATGGTCGAACATCGTTTTGCCTTCGACCTTGGCTGTAGCGTCGTAGTGTCGAAACGCCAGCGGATTCTTCGACTGCGGACCTTCGTATTTGATCTTAGAGATATCGGCGAAAGCGGCCATGACGGCGTCCTCGAGTGGGCGGTGTATGAAGGCAACGTGGAAGATCGAACCAGCTATTTTGCAGATGCAAAGCCCCTTCGCAAGGACCTCGCCGTCCGTCGATGAGTGGCTTTTTTGCGGCTACTTCGGGCTTTTCTCTAGGCTTTTCGGCGGGGCTTTCTGCGACCGGACATACTCGAACAAATCGGCGGCTTCCTGGCTCGTCAGATCGCTCAAGATGCGGTCGGGCATCAACGACTTGTCGCTCTTCTTCAACTCCTCGATGCTCTTACGCGGCAGCCGAACGATCAACCGTTCGGGCGTCTTGAGCACGACCTCTTGTACATTTTGCTCGACGATCAAGCCGATCAACGTACGGCCGTCGTCGGTGACGACGCTGTAGGCCGCGAACGGGTCGTCGATCTTCAGCGATGGGTTTAACACGTGCTGCACCATGTCGCCAAGCGACGGATACTTCTTGGTAATCTCCTGCAGCGTGGGGCCGATCGACTTCTGCTTGTCGTCAAGTTCATGGCAATTGCGGCAGCGTGCGCCGTCGCTGAAATAGATGAGCTTGCCTCGATCGTGATCGCCGGTTTTGCCGAGAATCACCAGCGGATCGATCGTCGGCCCGAGCGTGGCCCGGCGTTGCGACTCCGGGATAAACGTTTCGAACAATCCGCGAACATCGCTCTTCGACGTCTTCACACCGGCTGCGACCGCGGCTTGAAATTCCGCTTCGGGCAGCTTACCGCCGTGCATCTTGGCGACCAACGCGAGAGCGTCGCTTGTATTTTTCACGGCGTCTTCGGCCGGCATGTTAGCGACAGACGACGCTGCGTTCGGCGACAGCGAACGAATCCATTCGTCGATCAAGGCCACACCTCGACTATCGACGACGCGCGAGCCGATATACGGCATCCGTGCGTATCCGAGCTTCGACATGCGATAGAGCAACACGCTATGCGACGGTTCTCCCGGTACGATCAGCTTGGCATCCGAAAGACCGAACGTCCCGATGCCGGTCCCTTTGTTCGTGTTCAGCTTCTCGAACGGCAAGTCGCGCCGCAAGAAAAACGACACGATCGCGTTACCGCCGGGATGATGACAGGCGCTGCAATTGGCGTGCAGGTAGCTGCGGGCCCGATCGTCGAACGGTTTCGCGGGATCGTGCGGATCGACGAGGCTCCACTTCGCTCCACCAGCCGGCGAAGGGGAGGGGGCGACGATTCCGGCAGCGGATAGTTGCATCAAGTTCGATATCGCAGCAGCCGGCCCCGACGAGGGCGATCCACTTAGATCGAGTTGTTGCGGCGTGAATCCGAGAATGAACTTCGGGCCGACGTTGTGGCAGAGTTTGCATTCATTCACGGCATTGACATGCCAGGTCCGATCGAGCGGCTCTCGAGCACCGGGCCCCGCGACCGAGGCTTCCTGGCGCAACGACTTACTTGTGCCGACCGACGATACCAGTTCGGCATCCGTTCCTTCATCGTTCCAAAGGTAGCTGTACGGTCGCCACGTGCCGTCTTCGTAGTGGAGAATTTGCGTCTCTAAGCGAATCGCACCGGGATTGTTAGGCAACGTGACATTCTTCGCAAACACGGTCCCTTCCGGATACGTCAACGATTCGTAAGCGTACGACACCGGAATCGGCTCGGTGCCGGGTGCGGCGACGAACCGCGCGCCTTCAGCCCCGTCCATCCAGCGCGGCGCGACAACCGAATACGGCACGACACCGGCGGCCGGCTTCAGTTCCTTGAGCTTCGTCTTCGGGTCCG is a window from the Planctomycetia bacterium genome containing:
- a CDS encoding saccharopine dehydrogenase NADP-binding domain-containing protein, with the translated sequence MSDWLLYGANGYTAKLIAREAKACGMRPILAGRNRRTIDALARELDCESRIFNLDDAAALTTNLRGIQVVLNCAGPFVRTSPPLIAACIKAKVSYLDITGEIDAIEHAATCRDAARAAGVSIIPSVGFDVVPTDCLAAMLKAEMPDATHLALAFTGSGTLSPGTAKTALESLPHGGRARIAGRIEAVPAGWKTRTIPFPGGPKRATTIAWGDVASAYYSTGIPNIETYTVLGKHAGKRMRLLAPLLKFPPLLALGRWFIDRMIKGPSADELANGRSEIWGEVTNEAGRTHTATLTTPNGYRLTVLTSLAAVERILKGNIATGFQTPSRAFGKDFVLAISGVRLGE
- a CDS encoding DUF5615 family PIN-like protein, whose product is MKIVADESVDRPIVEHARAMGHEIIYISEVSPGVSDDVVLEKAVTEKSPLMTSDKDFGELVYRLRRVHFGIILLRLSGLSAALKSACVTESLRLTHLEWTKSFVTISPGGTRVRLIQ
- a CDS encoding DUF433 domain-containing protein; amino-acid sequence: MSTAYRQWITSEPSVMFGKPVVVGTRITVELILERMAAGETIDQILGAFPNVSREAVLAALAFAADSMKSEVVHATSVAK
- the xylA gene encoding xylose isomerase; translation: MAAFADISKIKYEGPQSKNPLAFRHYDATAKVEGKTMFDHLRFGVAYWHTFRGTGSDPFGPGTMLRPWEGPVDNVENACNRARVAFEFMEKLGAGFYCFHDRDVAPEGKTLAESNKNLDAVVKTLKEEQGRSGIKLLWGTANLFSNPRYMHGAATSSNADAFAYAAAQVKKAIEVTKELGGENYVFWGGREGYQCIFNTDMKREIDHLAKFMHMAVDYAKQIGFTGQFLFEPKPKEPTKHQYDYDVAACVNFLRAYGLEKHVKMNIETNHATLAGHSMMHELEYAGMQGMLGSIDANTGDLLLGWDTDQFPTDVYLTTQCMLSILKYGGISPGGVNFDAKVRRESFEPVDLFYAHIGGMDAFAHGLKIAAAIRADGKLEKMLQERYATWDTGVGAEIEGGKASFASLEKYMLDKGEITANRSGRQELIENTINMYL
- a CDS encoding PQQ-dependent sugar dehydrogenase; translated protein: MLVRRLSIRSLFAVGSLGVAAIWLMLTTVDAQTAGERTAASSSKRQPWTTSRIHGSPEKPEPYRVVSAFPELRFEKPTSIEELPGSKRLLITEMAGKVFSFPKDYEIAQADLLVDLQSLLPAGSTQQNISLFDAECHPKFVENGYLFLCYVHPEGGGLTRVSRFTLDRSPAAGNAPPKLLADSEQVVIKWPSGGHNGGCLEFGTDGYLYISTGDGSGPNPPDGLTTGQTVDDLLGAVLRIDVDRAAGERTYTVPSGNPFVALSGARPEIYSYGLRNPWKFGIDPQTGGVFVADNGWETWEVVHRLAPGSNCGWPVMEGRAALRSEVKVGPTPIVPPIKDHSHTEANSVIGGPVYRGKKLPGLNGAFVYGDYITGTIWSVQPDEDNSYAGTTLCDTDLRIVAFTEASAGEIYVLDYDATGKIYELLPSDKKDNSATFPRKLSETGLFVSDPKTKLKELKPAAGVVPYSVVAPRWMDGAEGARFVAAPGTEPIPVSYAYESLTYPEGTVFAKNVTLPNNPGAIRLETQILHYEDGTWRPYSYLWNDEGTDAELVSSVGTSKSLRQEASVAGPGAREPLDRTWHVNAVNECKLCHNVGPKFILGFTPQQLDLSGSPSSGPAAAISNLMQLSAAGIVAPSPSPAGGAKWSLVDPHDPAKPFDDRARSYLHANCSACHHPGGNAIVSFFLRRDLPFEKLNTNKGTGIGTFGLSDAKLIVPGEPSHSVLLYRMSKLGYARMPYIGSRVVDSRGVALIDEWIRSLSPNAASSVANMPAEDAVKNTSDALALVAKMHGGKLPEAEFQAAVAAGVKTSKSDVRGLFETFIPESQRRATLGPTIDPLVILGKTGDHDRGKLIYFSDGARCRNCHELDDKQKSIGPTLQEITKKYPSLGDMVQHVLNPSLKIDDPFAAYSVVTDDGRTLIGLIVEQNVQEVVLKTPERLIVRLPRKSIEELKKSDKSLMPDRILSDLTSQEAADLFEYVRSQKAPPKSLEKSPK